The genomic window CACGTATTTCTCCAATGACACTAAAACTCGGTTTCAAGCCTCTGTCTTCGCAATAAGTCTTGACTTTGGCCTTCACAGGTCCTTTTTGGATCAGTTTACTCAGGATTTCAGCATCTTGAGTGCTCAGAGCAACTGCAGGAATTCTCTTCACGCTATCTTCAAAAATGGTTACTCCTGTATGCGGCCAGGGGTCTATCCTGCTACCCATCGACCTGATCACACATGCAGTGGCGCCATATTTTGAGGCTAAGTTGGGACCAAATACTCGCTGATCTACTGCTCCACCATAAGCATGAAAAGTTCTCAGATGCTTTTGATCAAAGGCACGAGAAAAGTAAACGATTTTTCCAGGGATTTCCTTATTCCTGGTTTTTGCTTCATCTAGACTTTTGAATTCAATGATTTCGCCAGTGGCACCTTTTGGGGCAGAAGCTCCGGAACCACCCAGAGCCAACACTTTGAATGATTGGTTGCCAAGATCAGGATGCGACACCAAGCTGAAAGTTTCCCTTTTGCTTCCTCTATACCAGTATTTAACCTGGCAAGGAAGGTTCCAGACCGTATCACAGCCTATACTATCCAGCATTGTATGAGTAAAACTGATAGCTTGTTCTGACTGTGGACTTCCGGCAATTCTGCCACCTATCTTTTCAGAAATGTGTTCGAGCCAACTGTAAGACGTACCCGAGCGTAATACTTGATCATAAATGGATCGAATGAACAACACGTCCTTATCTTGAGTCTGTGCCTGAATTCTTGCTGTCAAGATCAAAAATGAGAAGAAAAATACCCCGCAAATTTGGCTTGGTTTACCCGAAAACTCCGGGAACATTGCTTTTACTCGCATCAATTATTTGTTACTTTTGCATATTTCTGAGTCAAAAGTAGCGATTTGATATAATATATCTAATTTTTCCCTGTGCCCCAACCAACTATTGTTAAACTGCCGCAAATCAGTGACGAAGAGATTGTAAGTCTCTATCTGAGTTCGCAGGATGAGTATTATTTTTCGGAAATCTATCAAAGATATTCCGGCAAAATATATGGGAAGTGTTTGTCTTTTTTTAAAGATGAATCTGAAGCTGCTGATGCTGTCCATGACATATTTATGAAGTTACTTTTTAATATGTCAAAATTTGGAGAAAAATCAAAATTCTCAACCTGGGTATATTCGATAACTTATAATTATTGTATCGACACATTGAGGAGAGGCAAAAAACTTCAGGTGACCTCTATTGAAGAAATTTCAGGGGAACTGGACGTTGAAGAAGATACGGATGAATCATGGATGGATCTGATTGACATGAATATTATAGAAGATATCATGAACAAAATGCATCCCCAGGATAAAGCAGTCCTTTTAATGAAGTATATTGATGATCTCTCTATCAAAGAGATTTGTGGCATTCTCAATAAAACAGAGAGTGCAATCAAAATGAAAATTAAAAGGGCAAAAGAAAGATTTCGCGAGCAATTGAAAAATACAAAATATGAATAAGAATAATTTTAAAAACCTGTACGAAAAAGAGATGGGTGAGTTTGTACAGAATAAAGCACCACTAATTGAA from Saprospiraceae bacterium includes these protein-coding regions:
- a CDS encoding M20/M25/M40 family metallo-hydrolase, with product MFPEFSGKPSQICGVFFFSFLILTARIQAQTQDKDVLFIRSIYDQVLRSGTSYSWLEHISEKIGGRIAGSPQSEQAISFTHTMLDSIGCDTVWNLPCQVKYWYRGSKRETFSLVSHPDLGNQSFKVLALGGSGASAPKGATGEIIEFKSLDEAKTRNKEIPGKIVYFSRAFDQKHLRTFHAYGGAVDQRVFGPNLASKYGATACVIRSMGSRIDPWPHTGVTIFEDSVKRIPAVALSTQDAEILSKLIQKGPVKAKVKTYCEDRGLKPSFSVIGEIRGSEFPEEIILVGGHLDSWDVGGGAHDDGAGCVQAMEVLHTMIKMNYKPKRTIRCVLFMNEENGLAGGLSYAKWSNENKEFHLAAIESDAGGFTPLGFNFDADSSMVKSYAQALGKWSELLESYDLKISKGGSGADIGPLKSQKGLLVGLSPDSQRYFEYHHTEADRIQAVHPRELSLGTAAMASLIYLIDQYGLQ
- a CDS encoding sigma-70 family RNA polymerase sigma factor is translated as MPQPTIVKLPQISDEEIVSLYLSSQDEYYFSEIYQRYSGKIYGKCLSFFKDESEAADAVHDIFMKLLFNMSKFGEKSKFSTWVYSITYNYCIDTLRRGKKLQVTSIEEISGELDVEEDTDESWMDLIDMNIIEDIMNKMHPQDKAVLLMKYIDDLSIKEICGILNKTESAIKMKIKRAKERFREQLKNTKYE